In Carnobacterium sp. CP1, the following are encoded in one genomic region:
- the adhE gene encoding bifunctional acetaldehyde-CoA/alcohol dehydrogenase — translation MTSTNTASTNTLEKIAKTEKKTNGKERTVRTQIDEMICKGKKSLTMLETFDQEKIDHIVHQMALAGLSEHMTLAKMAVEETGRGIYEDKCIKNMFSTESIWNSIKDNKTVGVISDDDQSQLIEIATPVGIVCGVTPVTNPTSTTLFKALISIKTRNPIVFAFHPSAQKCSAAAAQAVLTAAVEAGAPEDCIQWIKQPSLEATNALMNHPDVAIVLATGGSGMVKAAYSTGKPALGVGPGNVPSYIEKSAKIKRAVNDIIASKSFDNGMICASEQAVIVDQEIYGAVKSEFEKHQVYFVKVNELEKLENAVMNQDKTAVNPAIVGQSAWEIAELAGLKIPKETKIIVAELAGVGKDYPLSREKLSPVLAMLKAESTEHGFDLAQKMLELGGLGHSAAIHTLNDKLARKYGEQMKACRILVNSPTAQGGIGDLYNNMIPSLTLGCGSYGKNSVSKNVSTIDLLNIKTIAKRRNNMQWFKLPSKIYFEKNSIHYLQEMENVERVFLVCDPGMVEFGYADKIINELYKRKNRVQVEVFSAVEANPSTNTVMAGTEAMIQFQPDTIIAIGGGSAMDAAKGMWLFYEKPETEFFGAKQKFLDIRKRTYKIPTLDKTRFICIPTTSGTGSEVTPFAVITDSKTHVKYPLADYALTPDVAIIDPQFVMSVPKSVTADTGMDVLTHAIESYVSVMASDYTKGLSLQAVKLVFEHLRDSYEYANEESREKMHNASTLAGMAFANAFLGINHSIAHKIGGEYNIPHGRTNAILLPHVIRYNAKDPSKHALFPKYEYFRADEDYAEIARFMGFKGTTTQELVESLIAEIVQLGKDVGIEMSLKSQGVTQEVLDATVDHMAELAFLDQCTTANPKQPLISELRQIIIEAYEGE, via the coding sequence ATGACTTCTACAAATACAGCTTCTACAAACACGCTAGAAAAGATTGCGAAAACTGAAAAAAAGACCAATGGAAAAGAAAGAACGGTTCGCACTCAAATCGATGAAATGATTTGTAAAGGGAAAAAGTCTTTAACTATGTTAGAAACATTTGATCAAGAAAAAATTGATCATATTGTCCATCAAATGGCTTTGGCAGGATTAAGTGAACACATGACATTAGCAAAAATGGCTGTTGAAGAAACTGGTCGCGGTATTTATGAAGATAAGTGCATTAAAAATATGTTTTCAACAGAATCTATTTGGAATTCGATTAAAGATAATAAAACAGTAGGAGTTATCAGTGATGACGATCAATCACAGTTAATCGAAATAGCTACACCAGTGGGAATAGTCTGTGGGGTAACTCCAGTAACGAATCCAACTTCAACGACTTTATTCAAAGCTTTGATTTCCATCAAAACAAGAAACCCGATCGTCTTTGCTTTTCATCCTAGTGCACAAAAATGCTCCGCAGCAGCAGCACAAGCGGTTTTAACTGCCGCTGTTGAAGCTGGAGCACCTGAAGATTGCATTCAATGGATCAAGCAACCTTCTCTCGAGGCAACTAATGCATTAATGAATCATCCTGATGTTGCAATCGTTTTAGCTACTGGAGGTTCCGGTATGGTTAAAGCAGCTTATTCAACAGGGAAACCTGCTTTAGGGGTCGGTCCTGGAAATGTACCGAGTTATATCGAAAAATCAGCTAAAATCAAACGAGCTGTCAATGATATCATTGCTTCTAAGTCATTTGATAATGGTATGATCTGTGCTTCTGAACAAGCTGTTATCGTGGACCAAGAAATTTATGGAGCAGTAAAATCAGAATTTGAAAAGCATCAAGTTTATTTTGTTAAAGTTAATGAACTAGAAAAATTAGAAAATGCAGTGATGAATCAAGATAAAACAGCTGTAAATCCTGCTATTGTCGGGCAATCGGCTTGGGAAATCGCTGAACTTGCAGGGCTGAAAATACCTAAAGAAACGAAGATAATTGTAGCTGAATTAGCTGGAGTCGGAAAAGATTATCCATTATCACGCGAAAAACTTTCCCCAGTACTAGCAATGTTAAAAGCAGAATCTACTGAACATGGCTTTGACTTAGCTCAAAAGATGTTGGAATTAGGCGGATTAGGGCATTCTGCTGCTATTCATACGTTAAATGACAAGCTAGCGAGAAAATACGGGGAACAAATGAAAGCTTGCCGTATTTTAGTGAATTCACCAACAGCACAAGGCGGCATAGGAGATTTGTACAATAATATGATTCCATCCTTAACGTTAGGTTGCGGTTCATATGGGAAAAACTCTGTATCTAAAAATGTTTCCACTATTGATTTATTGAATATCAAGACAATTGCGAAACGGAGAAATAATATGCAGTGGTTTAAACTACCGTCAAAAATTTACTTTGAAAAAAACTCGATTCATTATTTGCAAGAAATGGAAAATGTTGAAAGAGTCTTCTTGGTTTGTGACCCAGGTATGGTTGAATTCGGTTATGCAGACAAAATTATCAATGAACTCTACAAGCGTAAAAATCGCGTGCAAGTAGAAGTTTTTTCAGCGGTTGAAGCTAATCCATCAACCAATACCGTTATGGCAGGGACAGAGGCAATGATCCAGTTCCAACCGGACACCATTATTGCTATCGGCGGTGGATCAGCGATGGATGCTGCAAAAGGCATGTGGCTATTTTATGAAAAACCAGAAACAGAATTTTTTGGGGCGAAACAAAAATTTTTAGACATTCGAAAACGGACTTACAAAATTCCGACTTTAGATAAAACCCGATTTATTTGTATTCCGACAACTTCTGGTACAGGTTCGGAAGTTACTCCTTTTGCGGTGATCACGGATAGCAAAACACATGTGAAATATCCGTTAGCTGATTATGCTTTAACGCCAGATGTTGCGATTATTGATCCCCAATTTGTAATGAGTGTTCCTAAATCAGTGACAGCCGATACCGGAATGGATGTGCTGACTCATGCAATTGAATCCTATGTTTCTGTTATGGCAAGCGACTATACAAAAGGGTTGAGTTTACAAGCAGTCAAATTAGTATTTGAACATTTAAGGGATTCTTATGAGTACGCGAATGAAGAATCACGAGAAAAGATGCACAATGCCTCTACCTTGGCTGGTATGGCTTTTGCAAATGCATTCTTAGGAATCAATCATTCAATAGCTCACAAAATAGGCGGTGAATACAACATTCCTCATGGTCGGACGAATGCCATTTTACTGCCTCATGTCATTCGTTACAATGCAAAAGATCCTTCAAAACATGCACTATTTCCCAAATACGAGTATTTCCGTGCGGATGAAGATTATGCGGAAATAGCACGATTTATGGGATTCAAAGGCACAACGACTCAAGAGTTAGTTGAATCGTTGATTGCTGAAATCGTTCAATTAGGAAAAGATGTCGGCATTGAAATGAGCTTGAAATCTCAAGGAGTAACGCAAGAAGTATTAGATGCTACTGTTGATCATATGGCTGAATTAGCGTTCTTAGATCAATGTACGACAGCTAATCCAAAACAACCTTTGATTAGTGAACTGCGTCAAATTATTATTGAAGCCTACGAAGGCGAATAA
- a CDS encoding metal-dependent transcriptional regulator, protein MTPNKEDYLKKIYELGGTDTKINNKEIVKGLEVSAASVSEMMTKLLKEGFIERIPYQGVQLTAEGLRKASILVRKHRLWEVFLVEHLGYSWNQVHEEAEILEHVSSTELTNRLEAYLDYPTVCPHGGMIPNKEGVLNEPPLQTLAEKKVNEKIVIKRVADQKDLLDYLVSVGVKVNDEYTISDIGAYEGPITIEKGQASIPISFKAATSIYVEAI, encoded by the coding sequence ATGACACCCAATAAGGAAGATTATTTAAAAAAAATATATGAACTTGGTGGGACGGATACTAAAATAAATAACAAAGAAATAGTGAAAGGGTTGGAAGTTTCAGCAGCATCCGTTAGCGAAATGATGACAAAACTATTGAAAGAAGGATTTATTGAACGAATCCCTTACCAAGGCGTACAGTTAACAGCAGAAGGACTGCGCAAAGCCAGTATACTGGTGAGAAAACATCGCTTATGGGAAGTGTTTTTAGTGGAGCATTTAGGCTATTCGTGGAATCAAGTTCATGAAGAAGCAGAAATTTTGGAACACGTTTCATCCACTGAACTAACCAATCGCTTGGAAGCTTATTTAGATTATCCAACAGTTTGTCCTCATGGGGGGATGATACCGAACAAAGAGGGTGTTTTAAATGAACCTCCTTTGCAAACTCTAGCTGAAAAGAAGGTAAATGAAAAAATTGTGATCAAGCGCGTAGCGGACCAAAAAGATCTGCTTGATTACTTAGTATCAGTAGGAGTAAAAGTCAATGACGAATACACGATTAGCGACATTGGTGCTTACGAAGGCCCCATTACAATTGAAAAAGGACAAGCAAGCATTCCGATTAGTTTTAAGGCAGCTACGAGCATTTATGTAGAAGCAATCTAA
- the dinB gene encoding DNA polymerase IV, whose amino-acid sequence MKIGVVQFDEPIRDTSRKIIHVDMDAFFASVEEREHPELKGQPIIIAKHPRLTSGKGVVSTANYVARTYGVHSAMSAQKAFELCPDGVFIQGNYELYREVSEKVRAVFKRYTDIIEPLSLDEAYLDVTENKQGFKSATHMAYAIQKEVWESVRLTCSAGVSYNKFIAKLASDYKKPAGVTVIPPDQALLFLKELPIEKFYGVGKKTVERMHELKIFTGEDLYQKDEMELIHLFGKMGYSLYRKVRGIDDSPVRTSRERKSVGRENTYEKNLTTENEIMAELRFLAKKVERSLLKEQKHGKTVVLKIRYSNFETVTKRITLPNSIKDAEEIFFQIQSLWDDIGELQKGIRLLGITVTTLDPLTFENIVLPLWENDIRM is encoded by the coding sequence GTGAAAATAGGGGTAGTGCAATTTGACGAACCGATCAGAGATACATCAAGAAAAATTATTCACGTAGATATGGATGCCTTCTTTGCCTCTGTTGAAGAAAGGGAACATCCCGAATTAAAAGGACAGCCTATTATTATTGCGAAACATCCGAGATTAACGAGCGGAAAAGGTGTCGTTTCTACCGCTAATTATGTTGCAAGAACATATGGTGTCCATTCTGCTATGAGTGCTCAAAAAGCTTTTGAATTGTGCCCCGATGGAGTCTTTATCCAAGGAAATTATGAGTTATACCGAGAAGTATCAGAAAAAGTCCGTGCGGTTTTTAAGCGGTATACAGATATTATTGAACCACTATCTTTAGATGAAGCTTACCTGGATGTGACTGAAAATAAGCAAGGCTTTAAGAGTGCGACGCATATGGCTTACGCTATACAAAAAGAAGTCTGGGAAAGTGTCCGCCTAACTTGTTCAGCTGGAGTGTCTTACAATAAGTTTATTGCTAAATTAGCCTCGGATTATAAAAAACCAGCTGGTGTTACAGTGATACCACCGGATCAAGCCTTACTCTTTTTAAAAGAATTGCCGATTGAAAAGTTTTATGGAGTCGGTAAAAAAACTGTGGAACGGATGCACGAATTGAAGATTTTTACAGGAGAAGATTTATACCAAAAAGATGAAATGGAATTGATCCATCTTTTTGGCAAGATGGGGTATTCTTTGTACCGTAAAGTTAGAGGAATTGATGATTCACCGGTACGCACGAGTCGTGAAAGAAAATCGGTCGGTAGAGAAAATACGTATGAAAAAAACTTGACCACAGAAAATGAAATAATGGCAGAATTAAGATTTTTAGCAAAAAAAGTCGAACGTTCGTTGCTGAAGGAACAAAAACATGGAAAAACCGTTGTATTAAAAATTCGTTATTCAAACTTTGAAACCGTAACGAAACGAATCACGCTGCCTAATTCGATCAAAGATGCTGAAGAAATTTTTTTCCAGATTCAAAGTTTATGGGATGATATCGGAGAGCTTCAAAAAGGAATTAGGCTTCTAGGGATTACAGTTACGACCCTAGATCCGCTGACATTTGAAAATATTGTTTTGCCGCTTTGGGAAAATGACATCAGAATGTAG
- a CDS encoding metal-dependent hydrolase: protein MKVSWHGQSCVQVLTDTGYTILIDPFITGNSKSDLNPETVAADVIIITHAHADHIGDTEAIAHRTDALIVANVEIAEFFESKKLKTHGMQMGGKHAFDFGEIKMTLAIHGSSYEIDGKPTTLGLAAGIIFHADGKTLYHAGDTALFSDMQLIGAYRPLDIAFLPIGDNYTMGIEDATLAASYLKAKTVVPIHYNTFPLIEQDPEAFCQKLAGNQGRVLAVGEILEV, encoded by the coding sequence ATGAAGGTATCATGGCATGGACAATCGTGTGTACAAGTTTTGACAGATACAGGGTATACTATTTTAATCGATCCGTTTATCACAGGTAATTCTAAGAGTGACTTGAATCCAGAAACAGTAGCAGCAGATGTTATTATTATTACGCATGCACATGCTGATCATATCGGCGATACAGAAGCTATTGCTCACAGAACAGATGCTTTGATTGTTGCAAATGTGGAAATCGCAGAATTTTTCGAATCAAAAAAATTGAAAACACATGGAATGCAGATGGGTGGGAAACATGCCTTTGATTTTGGAGAAATTAAAATGACACTTGCTATTCATGGTTCGTCTTACGAAATAGACGGAAAACCAACGACACTGGGACTAGCTGCGGGTATTATTTTTCATGCTGATGGAAAGACGCTCTATCATGCAGGAGACACCGCTCTCTTTTCTGATATGCAGTTGATTGGAGCCTACAGACCTCTCGATATAGCCTTTTTACCGATTGGGGACAATTATACAATGGGCATTGAAGATGCTACACTAGCAGCATCTTATTTAAAGGCTAAAACGGTTGTTCCGATTCATTACAATACATTCCCTTTGATTGAACAAGACCCGGAGGCTTTTTGTCAAAAATTAGCAGGGAATCAAGGTCGTGTATTAGCTGTAGGAGAAATTTTAGAGGTTTAA
- a CDS encoding DRTGG domain-containing protein — protein sequence MATKHDQILAYIETLPVGEKISVRIIAKNLRVSEGTAYRAIKDAQNSGLVSTIQRVGTIRIERKMKESIETLSYGEVVKIIEGDILGGEKGLNNDLNKFIIGAMTDDAIVRYITPGSLMIVGNRESVQELALKKGAAVLITGGFDTSDKIINLANELALPLISTTYDTFTVATMINRAMTDQLIKKEIIVVGDIYTKLEQTMYLNVEDTVLDYRKLNEKSGHTRFPVVSKNLRLVGIVAAKDMIGKADQISIERVMTKDPTLVKTHMSVASVGHLMIWDELEVMPVVEDNLTLMGIISRQDVMKAMQSAQRQPQVGDTIADQIEEQIELSSEDPDDWASAIPSYKFSVTPQMTDSVGTISFGVLSEIITSCAKRSLLVYQKRNALIEQMDLHYFKMIQLESVLEIKPKVFEIGRRSSKFDIEVYVENVLVAKAIVICQMMQRN from the coding sequence ATGGCCACGAAGCACGATCAAATATTAGCTTATATAGAAACTTTACCTGTTGGAGAAAAAATCTCTGTCCGGATCATTGCCAAAAATTTGCGAGTCAGTGAAGGAACGGCCTATCGTGCAATCAAAGATGCACAAAATAGCGGATTGGTTTCTACCATTCAAAGAGTGGGGACCATTCGAATTGAACGGAAAATGAAGGAAAGTATTGAAACCCTCAGTTATGGAGAAGTTGTGAAGATTATCGAAGGAGATATTTTAGGCGGTGAAAAAGGCTTAAATAATGATTTGAATAAATTTATCATTGGTGCAATGACAGACGATGCCATCGTCCGCTACATCACTCCTGGCTCTTTAATGATAGTCGGCAACCGTGAAAGCGTTCAGGAACTGGCTTTGAAAAAAGGCGCCGCTGTTTTGATTACGGGTGGTTTTGATACAAGTGATAAAATTATCAATTTAGCCAACGAATTAGCATTGCCTTTGATCAGTACTACTTATGATACATTTACTGTAGCGACAATGATCAATCGAGCAATGACGGATCAACTGATAAAAAAAGAGATCATTGTCGTTGGAGACATTTATACGAAATTAGAGCAAACAATGTATTTGAATGTAGAAGATACTGTATTGGATTACCGTAAATTAAACGAAAAAAGCGGTCATACTCGTTTCCCGGTAGTCAGTAAAAACTTACGTTTAGTGGGCATTGTGGCTGCTAAAGATATGATTGGAAAAGCTGATCAAATAAGTATTGAACGAGTGATGACCAAAGATCCGACACTTGTAAAAACACATATGAGTGTCGCCAGTGTGGGGCACTTGATGATTTGGGACGAATTAGAAGTCATGCCGGTAGTTGAAGATAATTTGACTCTTATGGGGATTATTTCTAGGCAAGACGTTATGAAAGCTATGCAGTCGGCACAACGTCAACCTCAAGTTGGCGATACGATCGCAGATCAAATCGAAGAACAAATAGAACTAAGCAGTGAAGATCCCGACGACTGGGCTTCAGCCATCCCATCTTACAAGTTTAGTGTAACGCCGCAAATGACGGACTCCGTTGGAACCATTTCATTTGGTGTGTTAAGTGAAATCATAACCAGTTGTGCGAAACGTTCGTTGCTGGTTTATCAGAAACGGAACGCGTTGATTGAACAAATGGATTTGCATTATTTTAAAATGATTCAATTAGAGAGTGTTTTAGAAATCAAACCCAAAGTCTTTGAAATAGGCAGACGTTCGTCAAAGTTTGATATTGAAGTCTATGTTGAAAATGTATTGGTTGCAAAAGCAATCGTTATTTGCCAAATGATGCAAAGAAATTAA
- a CDS encoding DHH family phosphoesterase: MTRLPYEEVLEVIKTYETIIVHRHMRPDPDALGSQGGLVEILKASFPAKKILKAGGPVGDLAFLATMDDVMDKDYQDALVIVTDTANRPRISDERYLKGTKLIKIDHHPNDDAYGDFQIVNIEASSCSEIIVDFYTANQQQLTMTDEAARLLYAGIVGDTGRFLYPSTTPHTMRVAAGLMEYNFIPNEVNNQMNVISQKVAKLTGYVLQNIELTSTGVAKVMLTKEVMERFGVMDTETSSIVAVPGTMEGVLLWGIFVEQPEGHFRCRLRSKGPVINEIAKLHHGGGHPLASGANAKNRAEVDQIIAELEQAARLWS; encoded by the coding sequence ATGACACGTTTACCTTATGAAGAAGTCCTAGAGGTTATTAAAACCTATGAAACCATTATTGTTCACCGCCATATGCGTCCTGACCCAGATGCTCTTGGATCACAAGGAGGGCTAGTAGAAATCTTGAAAGCTAGTTTTCCTGCTAAAAAGATCTTGAAAGCTGGTGGGCCAGTCGGAGATTTAGCGTTCTTAGCGACAATGGATGACGTAATGGATAAAGATTACCAAGATGCTTTAGTCATCGTGACAGATACAGCTAATCGGCCAAGAATCAGCGATGAGCGGTATCTCAAAGGCACAAAATTAATCAAAATCGATCATCATCCCAATGACGATGCTTATGGAGATTTTCAAATTGTCAATATAGAAGCGAGCAGCTGCAGTGAAATCATTGTTGATTTTTATACAGCTAATCAGCAGCAGTTAACTATGACAGATGAAGCCGCGCGTTTGTTATACGCGGGAATCGTGGGAGATACAGGGCGATTCCTGTATCCTTCCACAACACCGCATACGATGCGTGTGGCTGCAGGGTTAATGGAATATAATTTTATTCCGAATGAAGTGAACAATCAAATGAATGTCATTTCTCAAAAAGTAGCGAAATTAACCGGCTATGTTTTACAAAACATTGAACTTACTTCTACAGGTGTAGCCAAAGTTATGTTGACTAAAGAAGTGATGGAACGGTTTGGCGTAATGGATACAGAGACATCTTCCATTGTAGCGGTACCAGGAACAATGGAAGGCGTATTGCTTTGGGGAATTTTTGTTGAGCAGCCAGAAGGTCATTTTCGATGCCGCTTAAGATCAAAAGGTCCTGTTATCAATGAAATTGCAAAACTTCATCACGGTGGCGGACATCCTTTAGCTAGTGGAGCAAACGCTAAAAATAGAGCGGAAGTGGATCAAATTATTGCAGAACTAGAGCAAGCTGCACGACTCTGGAGTTAA
- a CDS encoding hemolysin family protein: MSITTGMILFFVILLIAAVFVMSEFILVRIRPSRLDFLIENGNQKAELLKTMSQNLDTYLSATQLGVTVTSLAIGWLGSPTFGRLFDILFSNISLPASVSKIISVVLSFTVLTFLQVVIGELVPKNIAITNTEKIGLMIAKPLQFWFRLMYPIVFVLNKLANAISKALGVPTKSEFGEGVSEEELRIIMGESLKSGEINRDEYQFVENVFAFDDRMSREIMVPRTEMVTVSTDMSLKEISQLVSEERYTRYPVIQDGDKDIILGTLNTKEIFSAFVDAVEANHYETFDFSKYIRPIIRVIETIPIKELLVKMQKERNQIAILVDEYGGTSGMLSMEDIVEEIVGDISDDYESVDEPEIKKVGENHYRVSARMLVDEINELFGLSIEEENVDTIGGWMLNEKYDIAEGETLTSGEYTFTVMKSGNSTIETIDIVKHPSANKPPETKPTSIDETKRE, encoded by the coding sequence TTGTCAATAACTACTGGTATGATTTTATTTTTTGTTATTTTATTGATTGCAGCTGTATTTGTCATGTCAGAATTCATTCTTGTCCGCATTCGTCCTTCAAGACTCGATTTTCTGATTGAAAATGGGAACCAAAAAGCTGAACTGTTAAAAACCATGTCGCAAAACCTGGATACCTATCTATCTGCGACCCAACTTGGGGTTACAGTTACTTCTCTAGCTATTGGGTGGTTAGGAAGTCCGACATTCGGGCGTTTATTCGATATTCTTTTTTCCAATATCAGCCTTCCAGCTTCTGTTTCCAAAATCATTTCTGTTGTATTGTCTTTTACCGTATTAACTTTTTTGCAAGTGGTTATTGGGGAACTCGTGCCGAAAAATATCGCTATCACTAATACCGAAAAAATCGGGTTAATGATAGCTAAACCTTTACAATTTTGGTTTCGTTTAATGTACCCGATTGTATTTGTTCTAAATAAATTAGCAAACGCGATTTCCAAGGCTTTAGGAGTTCCAACAAAAAGTGAATTTGGCGAAGGTGTTTCTGAAGAAGAACTTCGCATCATTATGGGCGAAAGTTTAAAAAGCGGCGAAATCAACCGTGATGAATACCAATTTGTTGAAAATGTTTTCGCCTTTGACGATCGAATGAGTCGCGAAATCATGGTTCCTCGAACAGAAATGGTGACTGTCTCAACAGATATGTCATTGAAAGAAATTAGTCAATTAGTTAGTGAAGAACGTTACACTCGTTATCCCGTTATTCAAGATGGCGATAAAGATATTATCTTAGGAACGCTTAATACGAAAGAAATTTTTTCAGCTTTTGTTGATGCTGTCGAAGCTAATCATTATGAAACGTTTGATTTTTCTAAATATATCCGTCCCATTATTCGTGTCATCGAAACGATTCCTATTAAAGAATTGCTGGTCAAAATGCAAAAAGAACGAAACCAAATTGCAATTCTGGTGGATGAATACGGTGGAACCAGCGGAATGCTTTCGATGGAAGATATCGTTGAAGAAATTGTCGGAGACATTAGTGATGATTATGAAAGTGTTGATGAGCCTGAGATCAAAAAAGTCGGCGAAAATCATTATCGGGTAAGTGCCAGAATGCTCGTCGATGAAATCAATGAACTGTTCGGCCTTTCAATTGAAGAGGAAAATGTTGATACTATCGGCGGTTGGATGTTGAATGAAAAATACGATATCGCAGAAGGCGAGACTCTTACTTCTGGGGAATACACGTTTACGGTTATGAAATCAGGAAACAGCACCATTGAAACAATTGATATCGTTAAACATCCTTCCGCTAATAAACCGCCCGAAACAAAACCAACATCTATAGATGAAACAAAAAGGGAGTGA
- a CDS encoding PBP1A family penicillin-binding protein, which yields MNGKLFFEKLKEQLNKIWQWLRPYLAAFSKSLKRAWKNYHVKKIIILLVLISSLFGSGYLLYLAKTANVSTLKAGLEQTTTVYDINNEEAGTLYSHKGTFVSLEEISPSIQASVISTEDKRFYDHKGFDVIGIARAAVGFIVNRGNISGGGSTISQQLAKNAYLTLDQTLIRKLKELFLAIEIEKEYTKSEILEMYLNNSYFGNGVWGVEDASHKYFGKPATDVSLSEAATIAGMLKAPTNYNPKDNMEQAIARRNVVLDLLVKNEGVTEEVGASAKKETLTLIDNYQQTNGYQYPYYFDAVIEEAINKYGLGEEEILNKGYKIYTSLNQDYQQRMDQAYANDWLFTDAADGTLLQSGSVAMNPQTGGVFAVVGGRGEHTFRGFNRATQIKRQPGSIMKPLAVYTPALEAGYTINSMLQDEKKSYGSDDYTPENYTRTYAGEVPMYQAVAQSLNAPAVWLLDKIGLEKGIKKVEKFGIPVEEDDKYLGLALGGTTGGVSPLQMASAYTTFANGGIRSDGFFITKIVDATGAIIVDHTEPKAKKVTSPEVAEQMTSMLMGVFTSGTASNNAPNGYTIAGKTGSTEVSFNESGGTTDQWTVGYTPDVVVATWMGFDQTDENHYMGTGSSTGVGPLFKLQMENVLPKTPQTPFGTQSAETIVQSKSEEQPQWKEDLKENVDYWSEQFKKGAENLKDKAGKLLDRLKDQ from the coding sequence ATGAATGGAAAATTATTTTTTGAAAAGCTAAAAGAACAGCTGAACAAGATTTGGCAGTGGTTACGCCCTTATTTAGCAGCTTTTAGTAAGAGTTTAAAAAGAGCGTGGAAAAATTATCATGTGAAAAAAATTATTATATTACTTGTTTTGATCAGTTCTTTGTTTGGCAGCGGCTATTTATTATACTTAGCTAAAACAGCGAATGTTTCTACTTTGAAAGCTGGACTTGAACAAACGACGACTGTTTATGATATCAATAATGAAGAAGCTGGAACCCTTTATTCTCATAAAGGTACTTTTGTCTCGCTAGAAGAAATCTCTCCTTCTATCCAAGCTTCGGTTATTTCGACGGAAGACAAACGTTTCTATGACCATAAAGGGTTTGATGTGATCGGTATTGCTCGCGCAGCGGTTGGCTTTATCGTAAATCGCGGCAATATCAGCGGAGGCGGAAGTACCATTAGTCAACAGTTAGCCAAAAATGCTTATCTTACATTAGATCAAACATTGATCCGGAAACTAAAAGAATTATTTCTAGCAATCGAAATAGAAAAAGAATATACGAAATCAGAAATTTTAGAAATGTATTTAAACAATTCCTATTTTGGCAATGGTGTCTGGGGAGTGGAAGACGCTTCTCATAAGTATTTTGGAAAACCAGCAACGGATGTTTCTTTATCAGAAGCGGCAACGATTGCCGGTATGCTGAAAGCTCCAACAAACTACAACCCCAAAGATAATATGGAACAAGCTATCGCACGCCGTAATGTCGTGTTAGACTTACTGGTTAAAAACGAAGGTGTTACGGAAGAAGTAGGGGCATCCGCTAAAAAAGAAACCTTGACGTTAATAGACAATTACCAACAAACAAATGGTTATCAATACCCTTATTATTTTGATGCCGTTATCGAAGAAGCTATTAATAAATATGGTCTGGGAGAGGAAGAAATTTTAAACAAAGGGTATAAAATTTATACTTCCTTGAACCAAGATTACCAACAAAGGATGGATCAGGCTTATGCCAACGATTGGCTTTTTACTGATGCAGCCGATGGGACATTATTACAAAGCGGTTCAGTAGCCATGAATCCTCAAACAGGCGGCGTATTTGCTGTTGTTGGCGGAAGGGGCGAACATACTTTTAGAGGGTTTAACCGCGCAACTCAAATCAAACGTCAGCCTGGTTCGATCATGAAGCCATTGGCAGTTTATACGCCCGCACTCGAAGCTGGGTATACGATCAATTCAATGTTGCAGGATGAAAAAAAATCTTATGGGTCAGACGATTATACACCGGAAAATTACACGCGCACCTATGCTGGCGAAGTACCGATGTACCAAGCTGTGGCTCAAAGCTTAAATGCGCCGGCAGTTTGGTTATTAGATAAAATAGGTTTAGAAAAAGGCATCAAGAAAGTTGAAAAATTTGGCATACCGGTAGAGGAAGATGATAAGTATTTAGGTTTAGCATTAGGAGGAACAACAGGTGGAGTTTCTCCATTGCAAATGGCGAGTGCCTACACAACTTTTGCAAATGGCGGGATACGCAGCGATGGATTCTTTATTACTAAAATTGTTGACGCAACTGGCGCGATCATTGTTGACCATACAGAACCGAAAGCTAAAAAAGTCACCAGTCCGGAAGTAGCGGAGCAGATGACGAGTATGTTAATGGGTGTTTTTACAAGCGGAACAGCAAGCAACAATGCTCCGAACGGCTATACCATCGCTGGTAAAACAGGAAGCACGGAAGTATCGTTTAATGAATCTGGCGGAACAACAGATCAATGGACTGTCGGATATACACCGGATGTTGTAGTAGCTACATGGATGGGCTTTGACCAAACAGATGAAAATCATTATATGGGCACAGGAAGCTCTACAGGCGTAGGTCCTTTATTTAAACTGCAGATGGAAAATGTCTTACCCAAAACGCCGCAAACGCCATTTGGCACGCAAAGCGCAGAAACCATTGTCCAGTCTAAATCAGAAGAGCAGCCACAATGGAAAGAGGATCTAAAAGAGAACGTCGATTATTGGAGCGAACAATTTAAAAAAGGTGCTGAAAATTTAAAAGACAAAGCTGGTAAGCTGTTGGATCGCTTAAAAGATCAATAA